The segment ATatttaggaatttatttttttcctaacctGGAAATGGCCTTTTTGTGGCAGACTTATTTACTCAGAATTAAAACCAAATTTTTCCTATTCTGAGGAGCCCTCTATAATACCACCAGGCTAACGTCTATTCCACTTACCTCTTGGCTCCTTCCTCGATAGACTCTCCATCTTctactttccccccaaacccGTTCCACCTCCCAGCTCCAAAGCCACGTTTCTTCATTCCTAAAAGAATTTGCTGAGGCTTCATCACTAAAACTAAGGTATAAATCCGAGAAGTGAACATGTTTATCTTTctgtgggaaaagaaaaggaagtgagtAAGAATCTAGACCTACTATTCTTGTGGGAAACATTAAGGCAAAAGGGATTAGGGAATGGGTTAATAAATCATATGAatcagggtggagccaagatgatagagaaGAAAGATGCACATAAACTAGCTCttctccatagcccataaaatacctgtaaagaaagactctcaacaaattctagagcagcagaagccatagaacaacagagtggtgatttccagcccagggtgacctgaaaggctgacgggAAAGGTTTGTCACACCAGACACAGTGGAGCCCAGCTGAGCCTTGGCCACGGGGCACAGCACCAGAAGGACCCAAGCAGGCCTTGGGTATGGAATCCCCAGTGACAGTAGCAGCGGTTTGCAGagccctcaacccacaggcaccaaaggtcagtgagtgGATTTTTTCAGAAAAGGGATCAGGGTCTTCcaatagctctggcctcaggcagctgctgcagaggccacattgggtggcagcagctcccacagcagcctgcatccattgttggattgtaaaaccccttggggaactgagcagctgatctttatctcacactgaatggcaaccctgtccctccccctaaagcccctgggggaattgagcagcttatctgaatctcagcccccagtgctggcttggtggaactggaggccaggtggttgtgcaGAGgaaactcacagattctgggcacaaaagtttctggttgctacACAAttaactgtgccaccttggaggaactgagatcttacagatctccagagtataccctactcttgacaaaggacacaaaaagtcaagtaaccagttgggaaaatgcccaaaaaagggaaaaaaaataagactatagaaggttactttcttggagaacagatgtcttctcccatcctttcagatgaggaagaacaatgcttaccatcagggaaagacataaagtcaagtcttctgtatcccaaacatccaaaataaatattcaatggtctcaggccatggaagagctcaaaagggattttgaaaatcaagagaggtggagaaaaaattgggaagagaaatgagatgcaagaaaatcatgaaaagcaagtcaacaacttgctgaaggagacccaaaaaaatgctgaagaaaataacacttttaaaaataggctaattcaattggcaaaagaggttcaaagagccaatgaggagaagaatgttttcaaaagcagaattaaccaaatggaaaaggaggttcaaaagctcactgaagaaaatagttctttaaaaattagaatggaacagatggaggctaatgactttatgagaaaccaggaaatcatagaacaaaagcaagaatggaaaaatagaagacaatgtgaaatatctcaatggaaaaacaactgacctggaaaatagatccaggagagacaatttaaaaattatgggactaactgaaagccatgaccaaaaaaagagcctagacatcatctttcatgaaattatcaaggaaaacctatcaaggttctagaatatgaggtattctagaaccagggggcaaaataaatattgaaagaatccactgatcacctcctcaaagagatccaaaaagagaaactcctaggaacgttgtagccaaattccagagtcaccaggtcaaggagaaaatattgcaagaagctagaaagaaacaatttgagtattgtggaaatacaatcaggataacacaagatctagtagcttctacattaagggattgaagggcttggaatatgatattccagaagtcaaaggaactaggactaaaaccaagaatcacctacccagcaaaactgagtataatacttcaggggaaaaaatggtctttcaatgaaatagaggactttcaagcattcttgataaaaagaccagagctgaaaagaaaaatttgactttcaaacataagaatcaagagaagcatgaaaaggtaaacaggaaagagaaatcacaagggacttactaaagttgaactgtttacatttctacatggaaagacaatatttgtaactcttgaacttTTTTCactatctaggtagttggtgggattacacacaaacacacacacacacacacatagagacagagagcacagggtgagttgaataggaaaggatcatatctaaaaaaatgaaattaaggggagagagagaaatatattgggaggagaaagggagaaatggaatggggcaaattatctctcataaaagaggcaagaaaaagacttttcaatagagggaaaaaggggggaggtgagaaagaaaacatgaagcttactctcatcacatctgactcaaggaaggaataaaatgcactcattttggtatgaaaacctatcttacaatacaggaaagtgggagagaaggggataagcaggatgggagaggatgatggaagagagggcaatgggaggagggagcaattagaagtcaacactcttggggagcgacaagagagaatagaagaaatgggggggcaggataggatgaagggaaatatagttagttacacaacatgactattatggaagtcatttgcgaaactacacatatatggcctatattgaattgcttgcctccccagtggggatgagtggggagggacgaaggaaaagaagttgaaactcaaagttttaggaacaacttttgAGTACTGTTCtcgtatacaactgggaaataagaaatacaggtaataaggtatagaaatttatcttgccttataggacaaaagagaagatggggataagggaaggaaaggatgttagaagggagggcagattggtggtaggggttaattagaatgctcggcattttggaggaaggggagaggtggggagaaaatttggaactcaaaattttgtggaaatgaatgttgaaaacttaaataaattaaaaataaataaatcatatgaATAAAAGTTAACAGTTATCCAGTTCTTCTGGCATTAATTAattgtggtgtaatggaaagactAAATgttagaagtcctgggttcaaattccagcccaACATTATGAGGAAAGCCCTATAGatataactattatttttattattggtgCACTGTAGAAATAATGCTAATTAGCTCCGTGCCCAGAGTGAATATGTAGAATCTAAAAGCAACTCAGGCTTAATTTATACCAAAATGTTAATTTGAGAATATTCTACAACACAGGAGTTTGTTTTGTATTGAATAAGGCtattaaatgaatgaacagcatttactaaatgcctactatgtgccagatgttaaggatataaatacaaaaatgagaaaattgttaccttcaaggagcttacattttaatagggcaATAATGTAACACTTACAGGGGAGAGATGGCCAGGGAAGGGCATTTTGATCTGTGCTGTCACAGGAACTGTGAGTGACTTCATAGCTCCCAGAGCTATTTATACAGTCCTAGTCTCATTTCTGAGTTCCATTCTCACATTGCCAACTGCTTATTATACATTTCATAGTTCATATTCATAGGAACCTCAAACTCAGTATGCAAAATACAACTCAGTACACCCCTATCCCCAACCCAccaaaccacctcattttaccTTCCTGACCTTGTTTCTGCTGAAGGTAGCACGATCCTTTCCTTTACCCAGGTTCTCAATCTCAAAGCCagcctcaactcttcactctcccaCATATTTAATCAGttaagtcttgttgattctgtcTCTACAAAATCTCTTACATGGCCACCagcctagttcaggccctcaacACCACtttcctggactactgcaatagacCTGGTCTCCTTGTCTCAAATCTCCATTCTTTCTCATCTATCCTTAAAGTCCTTAAGGGCCCACTATGgcccaggtactgtgctaagtgctagtgatacaaagacaaaaaacctgTCCccattttcaaggagttcacagttcaatgaggaaataacatgcaGATAACTATGAATAAgcaagatatatgtgtgtatgtatacacatgagtatatgtatacatacacacatgcatatatatacgtatatatgtgctAAATTGTTGATAATCTTGGAAaaaaggcactagtattaaggggaaaagtttcttgcagaagctagaattttagctggaacttggaAGAAGTCAGGAGACATGAAgtgggagaaaattccaggcatgggggacagccagtgaaaattgaGAGAGCATTGGGAGATGATAAAAAACTGCCTACTATGAGTTGGacactgctaagtgctttataaatcttatctcacttgatcctcacaacaatcctgtaaagtgctattattatccccattttacagatgagaaaactgaggtaaagaggttaaatgacttgtccagggtcacgtacctagtaagtatctaggCCAGAtctgcaggtcttcctgactccagtattCTATTCAGTGCCACCTAATTGTTCTAAAGATGGAGTATCTTACTCTAGGAACAGCAAGGTCATAAGAGTCACTGGCTCTTAGATTACGTGCAGTGGAAGAAGGTCTAGAAAGACTTGAAAGGTTGGAAGGAACCAAGTTATgaggggctttaaaagccaaaagatTTTACATCTGCTCCTGGTGGtattagggaaccactggaaATGACTATGAAAGAGTGTAACAAGGCTTGTCCTTTAGGAATaacaatttgacagctgagtagaggtTGGAAACGGGAAAggcttgaagcagggagaccaatcaggctattgtaatagtccaggcttGAAATGATGAGGGTCTGTACCAGGGGTGGTAGCAATAACAGATCAAAGAAGGGGGCATATATAAAGAAGGGGGAGCTATTACTAAGGTAAAATAGccaggatttggcaactaatcAGAATGGGAGAGGAAGGGGTATGTGATATTattaaagtataggtctgaccatgtcacttcaaAAGAAATTCCTCTTACCAACAGGATCAAATACAgagttctgtttggcatttataCACCTTTACAGTATTTACTCCAATCTACTTTTCAGCCTTATGAATCAATCCTTTTCGCAAATTTTATGCCTCAAACTCAGCTTCTTGACATTTCTTACCCATGacattccatcccatctctgtGTTCTCTCCACCCCaacccaccccccacctcccattcctggaatgcccaCCCCTCCTTACCTCAAATTCTTAGAATGCCTAGTTTTTGTCAAAGTTCAATTTGGTACCTCCTACATGATGCCTTTTCCAATCCCCTTTAAGCTACTAGTGCTTTCTCccacaaattactttgtatatccTTATGTGTGTAAATTAGTTCTCCAGTTATAATGTAACCCCCAGGAGGGTAAGCTCTTAGAAACGTTCATTTCTGCAATTAATGTATCCTCAGAAAGTAGCAGTGATTGTCCAGCCCTTTGCTGTTGCAGTGACAGTTACTGATTTTATGACTACCCTCAGAACAAGATTAAGGGGGCAGAAGGAAGGCGGATTTATCACAAGCCAGTGAGGCCCTTGACAAGATTCCCACATTGGGTTAGGCCCCAATGTCTTGGTAGATTGCTACATGTGATTTTCATtacttaaaaaattttcttgaatGTCTAATCACATATACCAAATTTAATCTGAGCATAGTAATTTGGGTGGGTTACCTCAGCCAATTTTAGACTAAAATCTGTGTGATATTTTGAAAATACCTAAAGATTTAAGATTTCATTAAGATAGCCAAAACTACTTTTATCCTCAGGTCTCTTCTACCTACGTCCTTCCCCCTAAAAATACAGTTTAGAGAGGGGCTAAGAATTTTGTTAGCCTTTCCTATGTGTCGTTTTATGTAATGATAAGGTATGGAGGcagtgaaaagaaggaaatagaaatgttGTTATGCCCTTGGTAAAATGAAAGGTTCCTTGAAAAATATCTAATATCTTCTGATGATGGAGAATTTTATTAttcactccacccccaccccacccagtCTAATGTGGTCAGCCCAATAAGCCTCTTGACTTGGAGGAGGGAGGAGTATCAATCACTCAGCTTTAAAAATCCTAGACTTCTGGACcaggaatgagaaaactgaggtcgaGATGTTCAAGCCAGTCTGACAGGGCTGGGACTCAAGCTGGGACTCCGAATCCCATACTTTTCAGACACGAACTTTAAAGCCTGGACACGTGCTTACACCCAGCAGAAACCTAAGTGatattggggaagggaagggccAGGACGGCCTTGGTCTTCAGAGGGGAGTGGATCTGGGAAGGAACGGAGGAGATCGGAAtatggagggagagatgggggcccctggggctggggagaaggggggaggatTCTGTAAAGAGGAgtgggatggaggagagagacagacgaTGTCTGTGTGTCTCCAAAGGGGGGGGGCAGTTGGGGAGGAGGGCATCAGAAGGAGACAAGGTAGTGAAAGGGGAGAAGGGTTTCGATCTCTGGGGGGAGGGGTCCCAGAAGGAGAAGGGATTCGTGGGGGATTGGGAGAGAAGGGGGGACTGCTGGAATCTGGAGGGAGGGGTCGGGAcgtgggaaggaggaaaggttTTTTTGTTGGGGGGGCGGGTCAGGTCCCGGGCCTCAACCTCAGCGGGAAGGAAGGCCTGGGGAGGAGTCGAGTTCCCCGGGGGGAGAAGGGGAGCGTGGTCGGAATCTCCAGGCAGGGAAGGGCAGACGCTGGGGTTCATGGCGGGGAGGCGGGCCACGGCTGAGGGCCGGGCCTGCTGGGCCGGGGCTGGGGTCTCAGGGCGGGCGGGCTTAGGCCTTAGGGCTCGCACATTccaaggggagggaagagaaggggctCTACGATAGAAGAAGGTTGGGGTTCAGAGGGAGGGCACCCGAGGGGCTCAGGGACTGAGAGAAGCAAAAGAAGGCCGACCCCGGGGGAAGAGAGCGGCCCGGCAGGCCCGGCTTCCCGCTCTCGGTACCTGAATCCCGGCTTCCGAGGGCGCTCCTCTCAAAGACGTCCGGCCGGGAAACACGGCCTGTCCACGTGCTTGGGCGGAAGCGCCGGCTCCCTCCGGGCGCGCGACCCCGAGCGCAGCCGGAACTGGTTATTACGAACCAGCGGTTTCCGACGCGAGCGGGGAGCGCGCACGGCGGAGCACCGGAAACGTGGCCGCGACGGGCCGCAGCATGGCTGGGTAAGCGCCGGCGCCTCTTCTTCCGCCCCGGGAACCCGGGGCCCCCCGCTGGGAAGGGAGCTAGACGGGGGGCGGGAGCGGGTGGGAAGGCCCCGCGACTCAAGCTCCAGGCCCCCGGCCTCCCAGGGCACTGACAGCCTCTTGGCACTTCATAGAGGGGGAAACAGAGGCCACACTCAGCGTGTTTAACTCTTAGATGTTTCTCTGCTGGCTGTGGTAGCAAGTAAAGGCCACCAGGGGcgctggagttagaaagaccttcCGTTCAGATGTGGCTTCAGTCACAGACTCCTGTGTGAGCCTGGCGAAGTCATTGCCCcgccatctgcctcagtttcctcatctgtaaaactgggcaGCGAGGAGGCGCAGTGCATAGCGTGCCCGGCCTGCAGCTAGGAAGGTCTGACTTCAGATGTGGCCTgggacactgactagctgtgtgaccctgggcgagtcacttcaccctgtttgcctcggtgtccttatctgtgaaatgagccggagaaggcaatggcaaactcttccagtatctctgcccaaaATAccccctggggggtgggggggagggtccCAAAGCATGGGACATGACTGCTAACCACCGAGCAGCCACAAAAATGGGATGATGGTAGGATCGATTGGATcgttgtaaagtgcttggcaaacatGTAGTGTTCTGCAGGCATCAAAGTATCTGTCTGTATCTATCTAATTACCTGTTATTGTCTTATATAACTGTATAATAACATTGTTGTCAcgtttacatatatttatgtgataGCATGTATTTACATATCATACAAGCAAGAATGTTAATAGAATATATAATACTACCACACATTATGACAATGATGAATATAAATCTATATCGATAACactaaagtttgtaaagcacttcacaatcatctcatttgatatatTTGTATGTTATATTCACATATAGTTATCGCaactcttaataaatattaaaaactgcTTTTTTAAGCAAAAAGTAGTCTCAGAATGAGAACCAGCAGCATTTCATTTGAGGTCTTTTGCTACCATTCACAAGTTCTGTCAGCAGAAAACACTTAACTAAATTGCAATTTTGAATTTACTTTGATGATTCATGATTTGTGCAAATTGCAACAGCTGCTTGATAGACGTAAAATTCCCTTAAAATTCACTTGTTTAGAATTTAATGATTTCATAGGATTATAATGGAGGCAGAATGTCATAGAGGATAGAAGGTCAGTTttgcagtcaagaagacatgTCTCTGTCATACTAGCTGTTTGATTATGGGCAAATTATGTAAAAGAGCAGGGTTAGATGGGGTTTAGGGGTGAGATCAGCAACACACAGTTCTAGACCTGCTTTGGTGAAAGGGGCCCCTATATGATCAAATTACACTAgtccaaaaagaaaaggaaaacttcctGTGAACCAGAGTCTGaggaaatgaataaacaaataagcatttattaagtgcttattatgttcaaagcactgtgctaagttggGGATACAGATGGAACAATAGaagcagtccctgctttcaaggacctGTCATCGTAATGGTCAGAGACAACCCACATAGGCGGTCTCAGCAGCAAATCAGATGGAAAGATCCCGTAGTCCTTAGGGTGCAGTAGCAAGGCAGAtggtcttttctcttctttaatgtcatttccactgaaaaAGTGAGATCGTGTAATGATGTTGAACCATTTAACAGTGCCAAGCACTTGAAGGCCAAGAAACTTTCTTTTCCAAGTCCTCAGTAGCTGTGGCCCATTGGTGGGAGTTGGTCATTGGTTGATGGGTATTGCTGGACTAAGGGCAGTCTCTCAACCTGCTTTCCATgcctcctgcttttttttttgtttttaaaaaacacatcaaACGAACAAAAAGCTGTAACCAACTGATATGTAAGGGAATATcagaagaaagcaagcaatacTGATAGCACACTGGGCAGAATTTCTGAGAGAACATGCACAAAAGCTGCACAAGTCAGACAGGTgtggatgggttgcaatctgcagTCAGGAGAGAGTAACTTCCTTTTAAGcagagatggtttcatttttttgtatttgtattcccaggtcTGAGCACAGTGCCTCGAACATAATGGGCACTCAActaatgatagaaaaaaaattccaaacttttaaaaaatgtccttTAAGCTTTTAAAAGTTAGCTTAACTAATGGACattgaggtggtgcagtggagagagcactgaccctggagtcaggagcacctaaGTTCAAACgagacctgtgtgaccctggacaagtcacttaactctgattacctcccaaaaataaataaataaaaattcatctgaagcataatatatttttttaaaaagaggtaaaTAGCTCATATGTAAAAATCTGTTGTtatttttgtatcatttcatttCAACAAGTTACCACTAGAATAATACTTTATTCATCTTTGTTTGTCTGTATCATGTAGTAAAAGAGGTACTAAGTAATTATTTGTGGGATGGAGTAGTAGTTTTCTATTGCTAAtaatactagacttggagtcagatgacttgaGTTTGAGGCCTGCTCTGCCACTTAGTAACCCTGGGTTTTGAACCAATACTGTCtcttctttaagtctcagtttcttcatttttaaattgagATCATTTTTGGTGCTACTTCAAAGCGTCGTAGAGAAAAGTCCTTTGTAAATGTAAAGCATGGTATATAAATAAAGTTAATAATCACAATGAATCTTGGAAATGTGATGTAGGACctgggaatattttttaaaatttttttagtattttgaaaGTACATTTTCTttgtaaggaaactgaaaaatagtagATGTATTCTCTCATGTAAAAGCAAGAGGTTCCCTGCTTGTTTCTTTTCATAAAACAGGTACCAGAAGTCACCTTATGTCTTCCTTCAGTGTCAAAGATTTCACACTACTATAAGCAGGCACAAAGGTAAAACAGCTACAGAGCATCTCTGGCTGATGAGGCACTTGAAGGACCCATTTGTGAAAGCAGCAAAAGTGGAAAATTACCGTTGCCGAAGTGCCTTCAAACTTCTGGAGATGCATGAGAAGCACCAAATTTTCCATCCTGGGCTTCGGGTATTAGACTGTGGTGCTGCCCCTGGGGCATGGAGTCAAGTAGCTGTTCAGAAAGTGAATGCCGCAGGCACAGGTGAGTGTGTATTTAACTGACCTAGTTTGTTAAGGTTTCTAGGATGAAGGTGGTGATAGTCCCACTGTACTGCCCTGGTCAAACCACATCTGGGGTATCGTATTTGTTATTgggtaatatatttttaaaagtatgttgatAAGCTGAATAATTTCCCAAAAAGAGCAACTAAGATGGTGAAGAGCCTGAAATTCATGCCTtatgaggatcatttgaaggaactggagatatttagCATTGGAAAAAATGGGACTTGTTGGAAGCATGGTGGTGGTGAATATCGATAACTGTCTCTAAATATATGAAGGGCCATTAGGGGCAAGAGAtgaaacttgttttgcttgacttctgAGGGAAAAACTAGGCATAATGggtataaattgcaaagaaatatTCAAACTTGACTTAAGAGAAGATATCTTAACAATTACTGTTCTCCAAAAGTGAAACTACTTTGGGATGTAGTGGTTTCCCTCTGAATGTAGGTCCTTACCCgaaggctggatgatcacttatTGAATACAGCGTAgagagaattcttgttcaggtcaAGATTGGACTAGACGACCTTCCAGTCCCCAGGACTCATGATTATGGTTCATTTGAATATTCTTCTAACCAACTGAATTAATAGACCCAGTTTAAGTGCAGGGTAATAACAGGTAAATGACTAGGGCTGAAAGGGGGGTAGGGAAACTAGAGCGTTCATATTCGTTTGTCCTGGGGAGGGTCACATGGACAGGAACACAAAGGAGTTTTTCAGACAATATTTTGTGAGATGAAGCAGTTGGATTTATAAGAAATCAAATATTGTCATTGTAATTTGTACTTTTAATACTTGAAGGGTCTGTGACTTCTTTGTTATTCTCTCCATCAATCCAAATTGTTACCTTTATTAGATAATCCTAATGAGCTCCTTTGGCTGAATTTGCTCATGCGATAGATTTATTGATCTACTTCAAAGCTATTTTAAATTAGTACATGCTTCATGTATTCAACTTATCACAAAGTTCATGTAAGAAGTGAAAGTATTTTACCTTGATGATATTCGTTAATCATTTGTATATTTTCTAGATCCCAATTCCCCTGTTGGTTTTGTCCTTGGGGTGGATCTCCTTCATATATTTCCACTGGAAGGAGCAATTTTCCTTTGTTCTGCTGATGTAACTGACTCGAGGACCTTAAAGAAAATTCAAGAGCAACTTCCTGGCCAGAAAGCTGATGTGATTTTGAGTGATATGGCACCCAATGCAACTGGATTTCGAGAGCTAGATCACCAAAAGCTCATAAACATGTGTCTGTCTCTTCTGAACTTTGCTCCAAGTATATTACATCCAGGGGGCACATTCTTATGTAAATTTTGGGATGGAGGTCAACGACACCTCTTACAaaataggctagaaaaagaaTTCAAGACTGTCAGGACTATAAAACCTGTAGCTAGCAGGAAAGAATCATCAGAGACTTACTTTTTGGCAAAACTATACCAAGGAATTAAAACACCTTCAAAAGAGTAAAAGTTCCACCTATTCTTGCCAATAGGGTTATTGGAGCCCATATTAATTAGAAATTTGAATCAAACGTTGGACTATTGCTGTGTAAATGTAATGTACTGTGTACTAAGCAAAGAATAGGGCAACATTTATTCTATTGGGTCACATACAGAATTTGGGATTGGAAGTGCCATTAGAGATTATGTAGCTCAACTTTCACTTCTAGTTTTATAGAGAGGAAGTTGAAGCCCATGGAGGTTTAGGGACTTCTTCAAGGTAAGTAggagagccagaatttgaacccagtcttctgactccaaattcattccCCTCCCCGCCTATGCCCTGTCCCCCAGaaacattaatattttttctttaactgaaaaacaaagcaccactctttttttttttttttgtctcttagTGCTTATGAATTCTTGTGTGAGATGAGTCTCTGGTATTGAGGCCATCCTTCAAGAAGTATATTTTTTGCTTTATGATTTAAATCTGTATTCATGCAATAGtattaaaattaaagcaatttccAAAAGAAACAGTAATGtattatgttcatttattttcctaaacTTATTTTAGAATTCTACATAAGAAGAatcttgattttattat is part of the Notamacropus eugenii isolate mMacEug1 chromosome 3, mMacEug1.pri_v2, whole genome shotgun sequence genome and harbors:
- the MRM2 gene encoding rRNA methyltransferase 2, mitochondrial, whose amino-acid sequence is MAGYQKSPYVFLQCQRFHTTISRHKGKTATEHLWLMRHLKDPFVKAAKVENYRCRSAFKLLEMHEKHQIFHPGLRVLDCGAAPGAWSQVAVQKVNAAGTDPNSPVGFVLGVDLLHIFPLEGAIFLCSADVTDSRTLKKIQEQLPGQKADVILSDMAPNATGFRELDHQKLINMCLSLLNFAPSILHPGGTFLCKFWDGGQRHLLQNRLEKEFKTVRTIKPVASRKESSETYFLAKLYQGIKTPSKE